A genomic stretch from Falco cherrug isolate bFalChe1 chromosome 3, bFalChe1.pri, whole genome shotgun sequence includes:
- the FAAP20 gene encoding Fanconi anemia core complex-associated protein 20 isoform X2, with translation MSEEAAAKLRLRPRKAPAAGSREPSPGREPPRRRQTLADRCSWFEEDDLNECEKTWILLLKNISQDLQCTDWQTVPSFPEFSAQSSKEESLQEQEVFTIGMRDFQWVSFPSFCKEEHLNPKDLSSHQLTQSQIDHSQKGWDQADKLRSLPSTAEKTSSVTITDQAKNMVGEDTEDISKLDSSPKSYQLTQHRSSAHHLALSQSSAKAFSFKKPCTGTVQSSRENRKENDRKELQTETQQGNVSFGEARYVPAEKQPPLVSGPGTESCEEKTENQSEGSSTLDSCPMCLVNFSGTLSQLDIDGHLARCLSESADDVTW, from the exons ATGTCCGAGGAAGCAGCCGCCAAGCTGCGCCTCAGGCCCCGGAAGGCGCCGGCAGCTGGCAGCCGGGagcccagccccggccgggagcccccgcggcggcgccA GACATTGGCTGACAGATGTTCATGGTTTGAAGAAGACGACTTAAATGAGTGTGAGAAAACATGGattttgttactgaaaaacaTCAGTCAAGATTTACAATGCACGGACTGGCAAACAGTGCCCAGTTTTCCAGAGTTCTCTGCACAG AGTTCCAAGGAAGAGAGTCTACAAGAACAAGAAGTCTTTACAATTGGAATGAGAGACTTTCAGTGGGTATCATTCCCATCTTTTTGCAAAGAAGAACATCTAAACCCAAAGGATCTTAGCTCCCATCAGCTAACACAGAGCCAGATCGACCATTCACAGAAAGGATGGGACCAAGCAGATAAACTGAGAAGTTTACCTTCTACAGCTGAGAAAACATCCTCTGTAACTATTACAGATCAAGCCAAAAATATGGTTGGGGAAGACACAGAAGATATTTCAAAACTGGATTCAAGTCCCAAGTCATATCAACTCACACAGCACAGAAGTTCTGCACACCACTTGGCATTGTCACAAAGCTCTGCAAAAGCTTTTAGCTTTAAAAAGCCCTGCACAGGGACTGtacagagcagcagggaaaacagaaaagaaaatgacaggaaagagcttcaaacagaaacacagcaagggAATGTGTCATTTGGTGAGGCCAGATATGtgcctgcagagaagcagcctCCTCTTGTGAGTGGACCTGGAACTGAAAGCTGCgaggagaagacagaaaatcagAGTGAAGGATCCTCAACTCTTGACAGTTGTCCAATGTGTCTGGTTAATTTTAGTGGAAc ACTGTCACAACTGGATATTGATGGCCATCTTGCTCGGTGCTTGTCTGAAAGCGCAGATGATGTAACGTGGTAA
- the FAAP20 gene encoding Fanconi anemia core complex-associated protein 20 isoform X1: MAFEAAKHLAAEVLQAPSSSARRCAGARDGRASPQEKGGLPFRKKAGRGWRVAAAVQSGRLRGRDRRWGRRGRAGGGGGRGRSRGRAALRGRQRRPPARRGGGERTLADRCSWFEEDDLNECEKTWILLLKNISQDLQCTDWQTVPSFPEFSAQSSKEESLQEQEVFTIGMRDFQWVSFPSFCKEEHLNPKDLSSHQLTQSQIDHSQKGWDQADKLRSLPSTAEKTSSVTITDQAKNMVGEDTEDISKLDSSPKSYQLTQHRSSAHHLALSQSSAKAFSFKKPCTGTVQSSRENRKENDRKELQTETQQGNVSFGEARYVPAEKQPPLVSGPGTESCEEKTENQSEGSSTLDSCPMCLVNFSGTLSQLDIDGHLARCLSESADDVTW; encoded by the exons ATGGCTTTCGAGGCTGCCAAGCACCTCGCAGCTGAGGTACTACAGGCCCCATCGAGCTCTGCGCGGCGCTGCGCAGGGGCTAGAGACGGGCGGGCTTCCCCTCAGGAAAAAGGCGGGCTTCCCTTCAGGAAAAAGgcgggccggggctggcgggTGGCCGCTGCCGTGCAGTCGGGGCGACTCCGAGGGCGGGACAGGAGGTGGGGGCGCCGCGGCCgagcgggaggaggaggaggaagaggaagatccCGCGGCCGGGCCGCTCTCCGCGGCCGCCAGCGCCGTCCGCCGGCGAggcgaggggggggggagcg GACATTGGCTGACAGATGTTCATGGTTTGAAGAAGACGACTTAAATGAGTGTGAGAAAACATGGattttgttactgaaaaacaTCAGTCAAGATTTACAATGCACGGACTGGCAAACAGTGCCCAGTTTTCCAGAGTTCTCTGCACAG AGTTCCAAGGAAGAGAGTCTACAAGAACAAGAAGTCTTTACAATTGGAATGAGAGACTTTCAGTGGGTATCATTCCCATCTTTTTGCAAAGAAGAACATCTAAACCCAAAGGATCTTAGCTCCCATCAGCTAACACAGAGCCAGATCGACCATTCACAGAAAGGATGGGACCAAGCAGATAAACTGAGAAGTTTACCTTCTACAGCTGAGAAAACATCCTCTGTAACTATTACAGATCAAGCCAAAAATATGGTTGGGGAAGACACAGAAGATATTTCAAAACTGGATTCAAGTCCCAAGTCATATCAACTCACACAGCACAGAAGTTCTGCACACCACTTGGCATTGTCACAAAGCTCTGCAAAAGCTTTTAGCTTTAAAAAGCCCTGCACAGGGACTGtacagagcagcagggaaaacagaaaagaaaatgacaggaaagagcttcaaacagaaacacagcaagggAATGTGTCATTTGGTGAGGCCAGATATGtgcctgcagagaagcagcctCCTCTTGTGAGTGGACCTGGAACTGAAAGCTGCgaggagaagacagaaaatcagAGTGAAGGATCCTCAACTCTTGACAGTTGTCCAATGTGTCTGGTTAATTTTAGTGGAAc ACTGTCACAACTGGATATTGATGGCCATCTTGCTCGGTGCTTGTCTGAAAGCGCAGATGATGTAACGTGGTAA